DNA from Victivallaceae bacterium:
TGTTGGTTTTTTTCAGCCTACCCAGCAGTAAATGCATGGCATCAATCGAAGATAAATCCGCCATAGCTTGCCGTAATAAAAAGACCTTCTCAAGTTCTCCGGGATGATAAAGAAGTTCTTCTTTTCTTGTTCCACTCTTAATAACATCGATAGCGGGATAGGTCCGCCTATCCGCCAAACGTCTGTCAAGAACCAATTCCATATTACCCGTACCTTTGAACTCCTCAAAAATGACTTCATCCATTCTGGAGCCCGTTTCAATTAAGGCGGTAGCAAGAATAGTTAATGAACCTCCGTGTTCAATATTTCGTGCCGCACCGAAAAATCTTTTGGGTTTATGCAAAGCACTTGCATCAACTCCTCCGGTCAAAATCTTTCCGGAATGAGGCTGAACGGTATTATAAGCTCTTGCCAATCGCGTAATCGAATCCAACAAAATAACAATATCATTACCGTGTTCAACCAACCGGCGGGCTTTCTCGATAACCATTTCCGCTACTTGAATATGTCGTTCCGGTTGCTCATCGAAAGTAGAAGCCACAACTTCTCCGCGAACATGCCTAATCATATCGGTTACTTCTTCAGGTCTTTCATCGATAAGCAAAACGATTAGGATAACTTCCGGATGATTAATCGCGATCGCATTGGCAATACTTTGTAAAATCATGGTTTTTCCGGAACGAGGAGGAGCTACTATCAATCCTCTTTGGCCTTTCCCTATAGGGGCCGTTAAATCCAATACTCTTTCGGATAAACGCTCTCTACCCGTTTCCATAACAATTCGCTCATTGGGATACAAAGGCGTTAGATTTTCGAAAAGAACCCTTTCTTTTGCCTTATCCGGAGTCGAACCGTTAATTTTATCGACTTTTAACAGAGCGAAATATTTCTCTTTCTCTTTCGGAGAACGAATCGTTCCCATAATCGTATCGCCCTTTTTTAAATCAAAACGACGAATCTGCGCCGGCGATACGTAAATATCTTCTGCAGAAGGCAAATAATTATAAGTAGGCGACCGCAAAAATCCGAACCCATCCGGAAGAACTTCAAGAACTCCTTCTCCTATCAACAACTCGTCATATTTCTCCGATTTGGATTTGACGATTTCAAAAACGACCTGAGACTTAGTTAACGAAGCTATGTTTTTAACACCGTACTGACGGGCTATCTGATTTAATTCCTCAATCTCCATACGCTGAAGCTTGGAAATTTTCGTAATGGTATGGATAACAGGTGCTTCCGGAACACTTGTTTTTCCTCCCGTCGATTCTTCGGATATAATTCGATCCGGTGGTGGCGTAGTTGCTATCGGAGCACTTTTCTTTACTTTATCCGACACAATCGAAGAAGGTTCTTCAGTCATAACTTTTCCTTTAAAGAATAAAAATATTTAACCACTTGATCTCCCAAGTTTTCTAAACTACCGTTATTTTCGATGATAATATGAGAACGAGAGACTCGCTCTTCCGTAGGCAGAAACCGCTCACATCTTTCAGTGAAATCCAAGCGACCCGTTTTTTTTATGTATCTCTTTTGACGAATTTCGGAACGAGTTAAAACAAATATAACAACATCATACCAACCCTCTCCCTTAGTTTCGTATAATAAAGGCACTTCGACAACGAACAAAGGGAATGCACCCTCTTGAACAGCCCATAAGTAACGTTCCTCTATAATCCGTCGAATCCCTGGGTGCAGGATGGCTTCCAAACGCTTAAGTAAAACAAAATCACCTCCAGCCCGCTCCTTAAAAACCTTTTCGGCAACTCGCCTCCTGTCAAATTGCCCCTCAACGACAACATCTTCTCCTAAAAGGGCAACGACCCGATCGCCGTAAACGGTACCCGGAACCAGAAGTTCCGTTGCGATTCTGTCGGCATTTAACGTAAAAGCTCCCAAGTCGGAAAAGAAACGACAAACCTCGCTCTTACCTGACGCAAGGTCGCCAGTTACGGAAACCTTCTTCAAATTTAGCATTCAGACCAATTTTTTCCAATCAAGATATTCACTACCAAAGGAACTTTTAAATCCAAAGCCCCCTCCATATTCTCTCGAACCAACCCCTGTAACAACTCCAATTCTTCTTCCGGAGCCTCGAATAAAAGTTCGTCATGCACCTGTAGAAGCAATTTGGATTTAATACCGGCTTTTTCAATAACACTCCTCAATAGTAACATAGACCTTTTAATCAAGTCTGCAGCACTCCCTTGTAATAGAGTATTGATCGCCAAACGTCCGGACTGGGCCTTGTCGACGAATTTAGACCAACCGTCAATAACTCTCTCTCGTCCTAAAATCGTTTTGACCTTTCCTTCATCGGCAGCCTTACGAAGGGTCTCTTTAATAAAAGTTTCCAACCCCGTATATTTCCGAAAATAAGCTTCTATTAATTCCTGAGCTCTTGACAAATCAATTTTTAAAACTTTAGACAATCCGAAGGCTTGTTGTCCATAAACTATTCCGAAATTTACTGCTTTTGCCTGTCGTCTTTGTTCTGACGTCACGTCTTGCTGAGACACCTCAAACACTTCAGCCGCGGTATGAATATGTATGTCCTCTCCGGAAAAAAAGGCTTTCGTCAAATTTTCATCATTGCTGAAATGCGCCAAAAATCGAAGTTCTATTTGGGAATAATCGGCAGACAGCAACCGATTACCGGACGTTCGCGGAATAAAAACTTCCCGAATTTTCTTACCGAGGGCTGTTCTGACCGGTATATTTTGTAGGTTTGGATCTCGACAAGCCAAACGTCCGGTAGCTGTCACAGCCTGAGAAAAAGTACAGTGAATACAACCGTCTTTCGGATCCACACAGTCAATTAAAGACAAGAGATACGAGGAACGCAATTTTTCCAACATCCTGAATTCCAAAACAGGAGCCGCTATAGGATGCTGATGAACTAATTGTTCCAAGACCTCAACATTTGTCGAATCTTTTTTAATTTTCCTTAACCCCAATTTTTCAAATAAAATTCTACCTAATTGTTTTGAAGATTTGAGGTTGAATTCTTCTCCCGCAAAAACATAGACTTCTTTAGTCACTCTTGCTAAATCACATTCTATTTGGCGAGACAATGCTCGGCATCCGTCTATGTCAAAAAATATACCCTCTCTTTCCATATCAAACAGTACGGACGATAGAGGCAATTCCAATTTTTCGAATAATTCGTTCAACCCGGTTTGTCGTAATTTTTCAGCTAAAACCGTTTTCAACTTAGCAATATAATAAGCAAATAATCCAAAATAGATATGCGGTTCTTCTACGGTTTTTGTAACGGGAAATCCTTCTTTACCATATTCACGGATAAACAATCCTTGAGGAGCGTCCGGAAAAAAATCATTGACCAAGTCGGAAAAAACCGGTCTTCCTCTATCGGAAGACAAAAGATAAGCAGCCAATATAACATCGAATCCTACATTGACGGTATTAATACCGAAATTCGCTAACGCATGCCTATCATATTTATTTTCATAAAATATAATTGAGGTGTCCCGAAAAAAGTTCCGTAAAGAATCCAAACACTCAACCATCAAGTCTTTCGGTAAAAACCAAGCTTCCTCACCGTAAGAAAAGGCGATTCCGTAAGGGTTCGTTTCAGTTAAAATTTTTCCGGTATAAGCAGTGGTTACGGCAATATCCATTCCTCCCCGCCATTCACTCAAAAGCGAATCAGCCTGTTCTTTCGTAGTAATGATTTCGCACTTAGGATTCGAATTTTTATCGAAAGAAAAACTATTCGTGATTAATGATTTAAAACCCAACTTCAAATAAAAAACTTTCAAATCGGAATCCCGTTCAGGGTTCTTTTGAAACAAAAAATCTTTATCATCAATATTGTTCAAAAGAAGATCTTCATCTACAACCGCCAATTTACGACTCAAAAGTATTTGATCACTGTGATCTAAGATTAATTGTCGCGTTTTGCCGTTTTTAATACGATTTACGTTTGCAATCAAGTCTTGAACACCGTCAAAATCGTTTAATAATCGAGTAGCTCCTTTTGGCCCACAACCGGGAACTCCCGGAATATTATCCGAAGCATCTCCCACTAAAGCCAAATAGTCGGGGATTAAAGCAGGACCGACACCGAAACGCTCATTGACTTCCCGACAACCGGTTATCAAATTATCTTTCCATGGGTTAATCAGAAAAACTCTCTCTCTTATAAGTTGACAGAGATCTTTATCACTTGTACAAATGTAAACTTCGAAATCCTTTTCTAGGGCTGTTTTTGTGAGAGAAGCGATTACGTCATCGGCTTCTATACCCGGTTCATCGAAATACCTGATTCCGGATAAACGACAGTATTCTTTAGCCAATTCCAATTGACGCGGGAGATCGGGATATTTCAGAATACGATTAGCTTTATAAGCGGAATAAATCGAATGACGGCTTTTTTTATTATCGGGGCCATCAAAAACGGCAACCAGATATTGAAGATCAAAATCTTTAGATAATTTATTCAATGACCGAATAAAACCGAAAACGGCTTGAACGCTTTCACCTTTAGGAGAATTCATCACGGGCAAACCACAGTATGCTCGATAAACGAAACCTGAAGCGTCTAAAAGAAAAAGTTTTTTACCCACTAATTAAACCGTCATACAAGTAACCGCAAGGAGCACTTGTTGTTTCTAAATCGGTCAAAGTAACCTCATGTTTTATCTGTCCCGACACTAAAGGACTACGACAAAGCGTGAGTACTACTTTCTTCCACCAATTATCCTTACCCAAACCGATAACACGATAATTTTCTTTGATACCAACCGTTTCGGTTAATTCCTCAATGACTTGATTACGTGAAACATTGATTTGATCAACCAAGCCCTCAGATAAAGCTTGTTCCGGGTAAAAAATATCGGCCCCCAAAAAATCGACCAAGCGTTCTTTCGAAAGCGACTTTCGATTTTCCGTAACAATGCTGACGAATTTATCATAGAAAAAGTTCAATAAATCCTGTCTCTTATCTTTTTCCTGATCGGTCCAATCCATAAAAGGATTTAAGGTAGCCTTATCTTTTCCTGAAGATAAGATCAACGAGTTGACGCCAATTTTAGTTAAAGCCTCTTTTACGTTGAAAAAAGGAGAGGATACGATTCCAACGGAACCGACTATCCCTATGTCTCCCGTACAAATCTTGTCTCCGGCACAAGCTATGTAATAACCTCCGGAAGCACATAGTCCGTCAACATAAATATAAAGAGGAACTTGCCTGCGATTTTTCCAATCTTGTACAAACGAGTAGATCTGGTTAACCTCAAAAACTTCACCCCCGGGAGAAGAAATATGAAAAACCACTCCTTTCAAACGCTTTTTGAAAAGATCTTTATCCATATCCGAAAAATAGGCTTGTATTTGCTTATAGGTTTGGTTACTTCGACTAATCTCTCCGTTTAATTCAATAACGGCAACAATCGGAGCCTCTTTGCCGAGAGGTTTTATGACCCCTTGAGCATCAGGCAAAAGCCTTAAACCGGGCTGACTACCGGAAATTCCGTTTACGGAAGCAATAAAACTAAATAGCACCGTTAAGGCACATAACAGACCTACGCTCAACCCGATTAAACCTAAAAAAGCTTTCGCAAACATACGAAACATTGTTCTAATCATATCCGATAATATCCTCTCTTAATCAAACCAATGCTACAAACAAGGTGTGAGCATTCAACATTACAACACCGCGAACCAATAATCCGAAACCAAGCCGAATTTCAAAAGTATTGAAACGTAACCAAAAGATAACGCACTTTTAAACTTTTTAGAAAGAAATTTTAACAAGATAAGATTGTCAAACGTTAGCTAACTCGGACACAGTGGGCTCCGTATGAATTCCTTCTACCGCCTGCTCGGAAAGTTTTATATCGGATTCAAGACCGAATAAGCTCGAATCGACAACGGAAGGAATAAGAAATTCTTCCTTGTTCTTCTCTTCCACCAAAGCCTTAAAACGCTTACCCAAGAAAAATATAGAGATGCTCCAGCCCCCTAAAATCAAAAAAATCAAGGCGGCAATG
Protein-coding regions in this window:
- the rho gene encoding transcription termination factor Rho; protein product: MTEEPSSIVSDKVKKSAPIATTPPPDRIISEESTGGKTSVPEAPVIHTITKISKLQRMEIEELNQIARQYGVKNIASLTKSQVVFEIVKSKSEKYDELLIGEGVLEVLPDGFGFLRSPTYNYLPSAEDIYVSPAQIRRFDLKKGDTIMGTIRSPKEKEKYFALLKVDKINGSTPDKAKERVLFENLTPLYPNERIVMETGRERLSERVLDLTAPIGKGQRGLIVAPPRSGKTMILQSIANAIAINHPEVILIVLLIDERPEEVTDMIRHVRGEVVASTFDEQPERHIQVAEMVIEKARRLVEHGNDIVILLDSITRLARAYNTVQPHSGKILTGGVDASALHKPKRFFGAARNIEHGGSLTILATALIETGSRMDEVIFEEFKGTGNMELVLDRRLADRRTYPAIDVIKSGTRKEELLYHPGELEKVFLLRQAMADLSSIDAMHLLLGRLKKTNSNAEFLLSLKE
- the coaE gene encoding dephospho-CoA kinase (Dephospho-CoA kinase (CoaE) performs the final step in coenzyme A biosynthesis.) — protein: MLNLKKVSVTGDLASGKSEVCRFFSDLGAFTLNADRIATELLVPGTVYGDRVVALLGEDVVVEGQFDRRRVAEKVFKERAGGDFVLLKRLEAILHPGIRRIIEERYLWAVQEGAFPLFVVEVPLLYETKGEGWYDVVIFVLTRSEIRQKRYIKKTGRLDFTERCERFLPTEERVSRSHIIIENNGSLENLGDQVVKYFYSLKEKL
- the polA gene encoding DNA polymerase I, which encodes MGKKLFLLDASGFVYRAYCGLPVMNSPKGESVQAVFGFIRSLNKLSKDFDLQYLVAVFDGPDNKKSRHSIYSAYKANRILKYPDLPRQLELAKEYCRLSGIRYFDEPGIEADDVIASLTKTALEKDFEVYICTSDKDLCQLIRERVFLINPWKDNLITGCREVNERFGVGPALIPDYLALVGDASDNIPGVPGCGPKGATRLLNDFDGVQDLIANVNRIKNGKTRQLILDHSDQILLSRKLAVVDEDLLLNNIDDKDFLFQKNPERDSDLKVFYLKLGFKSLITNSFSFDKNSNPKCEIITTKEQADSLLSEWRGGMDIAVTTAYTGKILTETNPYGIAFSYGEEAWFLPKDLMVECLDSLRNFFRDTSIIFYENKYDRHALANFGINTVNVGFDVILAAYLLSSDRGRPVFSDLVNDFFPDAPQGLFIREYGKEGFPVTKTVEEPHIYFGLFAYYIAKLKTVLAEKLRQTGLNELFEKLELPLSSVLFDMEREGIFFDIDGCRALSRQIECDLARVTKEVYVFAGEEFNLKSSKQLGRILFEKLGLRKIKKDSTNVEVLEQLVHQHPIAAPVLEFRMLEKLRSSYLLSLIDCVDPKDGCIHCTFSQAVTATGRLACRDPNLQNIPVRTALGKKIREVFIPRTSGNRLLSADYSQIELRFLAHFSNDENLTKAFFSGEDIHIHTAAEVFEVSQQDVTSEQRRQAKAVNFGIVYGQQAFGLSKVLKIDLSRAQELIEAYFRKYTGLETFIKETLRKAADEGKVKTILGRERVIDGWSKFVDKAQSGRLAINTLLQGSAADLIKRSMLLLRSVIEKAGIKSKLLLQVHDELLFEAPEEELELLQGLVRENMEGALDLKVPLVVNILIGKNWSEC
- a CDS encoding S49 family peptidase, whose product is MFRMFAKAFLGLIGLSVGLLCALTVLFSFIASVNGISGSQPGLRLLPDAQGVIKPLGKEAPIVAVIELNGEISRSNQTYKQIQAYFSDMDKDLFKKRLKGVVFHISSPGGEVFEVNQIYSFVQDWKNRRQVPLYIYVDGLCASGGYYIACAGDKICTGDIGIVGSVGIVSSPFFNVKEALTKIGVNSLILSSGKDKATLNPFMDWTDQEKDKRQDLLNFFYDKFVSIVTENRKSLSKERLVDFLGADIFYPEQALSEGLVDQINVSRNQVIEELTETVGIKENYRVIGLGKDNWWKKVVLTLCRSPLVSGQIKHEVTLTDLETTSAPCGYLYDGLISG